GGCGTCGACCTGCAGAAGGAGTCCTTCCGCTGCCATATCGAGATCGCCAAGCGCCACGGCAAGGCCCTGGTCATCCACGACCGCGACGCCCACCAGGACGTCATCGACCTCCTGCTCGAAGAGGGCGCCCCCGAGCGCACCGTCTTCCACTGCTACTCCGGCGACGCCGCGATGGCCCGCACCTGCGCCGAACACGGCTGGTACCTCTCCTTCGCCGGCCCCGTCACCTACAAGGCCAACCACGCCCTGCGCGAGGCCCTCACCGCCACCCCCCTCGACCGCGTCCTGGTCGAGACCGACGCCCCCTTCCTCACCCCCCACCCCTACCGCGGCCGCCCCAACGCCCCCTACCTCATCCCGGTCACCCTGCGCGCGATGGCCGAGCACCTGGCGCTCGGCGAAGACGAGTTGGCCACGGCGATCGCGGCGAACACCGCACGCGCCTTCGGCTACTGACCGCACCCGGACGGCGGGTGCGCTCGTTAGCATGGAGGCAGTGAGGAGGCTGAGATGACCGCCGAACCGATCGACTGGATGCGCCCGCCCTCCAACGGCTGGACGTACGACCAGCTCAACGTGATCGATCTGCCGTTCAAATGGGAACTGGTGGACGGAGCGATCGTGGTCCGTGGGCAGACGAAGTGGTGGCATGACCGGGTACGGAACGAGCTGTACTCGGCGCTTCGCGGGGCTCGGGTCGAGCCCTATGTCGCGGATGCCGAGAGGTGCGTTCTGTTCGACGAGTACACCGTCCTCCTGCCTGACGTCGTCGTCTTCGACAAGACCGGCTTGAACGTATTCGAGCTGGAGTGCACTCCGCCCGAGTCGGTCGTCCTGGCCGTTGAGGTGGTGTCACCCGGCTCACGTGTCATGGACCGCTTCAGCAAGCCCGGAATGTACGCCGAGAAGGGCATTCCTTCCTACTGGCGTGTCGAGCGCGGTGACGACGACCTGCCCGTCGTCCACGAGTTCCGGCGTGACGAGTTGCAGGGCGTCTACCTCCCCGTCGCCGTGCACGAGGGACTGCTCCGCACCGAGCTGCCGTTCCCCGTCGAGATCGATCTCAAGCAGTTGGTCGAGCTCTGACCCGTATCCTTGGCGGGTGAGCACCACCGAACCCACCTCCGACGGCAACCTGCTGGGCGCCGCCGACATCCGTGCGCTGGCCGAGGCGTTCGGCGTGAAGCCGACCAAGCAGCGCGGGCAGAACTTCGTCATCGACGGGAACACCGTCCGGCGGATCGTCCGGGCGGCGGGGGTGACGGAGCAGGACGCGGTGGTCGAGGTCGGGCCGGGGCTCGGGTCGCTGACGCTGGCGCTGCTGGAGGTGGCGCGGCACGTCACGGCGGTGGAGATCGACCCGCTGCTGGCCCGGCAC
The window above is part of the Kitasatospora sp. NA04385 genome. Proteins encoded here:
- a CDS encoding TatD family hydrolase, with the protein product MAGKKEQDRTPPPLPEPLAVPVADSHTHLDMQSGTPAEGLARAASVGVTTVVQVGCDVPGSRWAADLAAQYEQVHAAVALHPNEAPRIFLGDPDGWSGQRRAPGGHAALEEALAEIDRLAALPHVLAVGETGLDYFRTGPEGVDLQKESFRCHIEIAKRHGKALVIHDRDAHQDVIDLLLEEGAPERTVFHCYSGDAAMARTCAEHGWYLSFAGPVTYKANHALREALTATPLDRVLVETDAPFLTPHPYRGRPNAPYLIPVTLRAMAEHLALGEDELATAIAANTARAFGY
- a CDS encoding Uma2 family endonuclease: MTAEPIDWMRPPSNGWTYDQLNVIDLPFKWELVDGAIVVRGQTKWWHDRVRNELYSALRGARVEPYVADAERCVLFDEYTVLLPDVVVFDKTGLNVFELECTPPESVVLAVEVVSPGSRVMDRFSKPGMYAEKGIPSYWRVERGDDDLPVVHEFRRDELQGVYLPVAVHEGLLRTELPFPVEIDLKQLVEL